A stretch of the Rufibacter tibetensis genome encodes the following:
- a CDS encoding NAD(P)-dependent oxidoreductase, with amino-acid sequence MKLIVFGSTGSVGKQVVRKALEQGFNVTAFCRNKSKLEHPGNQGMRVFTGDVFNAKAVEDAIAGHDAVCVVLGSGKGKASLVRSEGTRNVISGMKRNSVDRLVCQTTLGAGNSRGNLNFFWKKVMFGWLLKKVYLDHELQEEYVMASGLSWTLVRPAAFTDGEETGHYRHGFSPDDKTTKLKISRRDIAGFLIKELSGNHYIHQTPGLSY; translated from the coding sequence ATGAAACTAATTGTGTTTGGGTCCACCGGCTCAGTAGGGAAACAGGTAGTGCGAAAAGCTCTGGAGCAAGGATTCAACGTGACGGCCTTCTGCCGGAACAAATCCAAACTGGAGCATCCCGGTAACCAAGGGATGCGCGTTTTCACCGGGGATGTCTTTAATGCCAAGGCAGTAGAGGATGCTATAGCAGGCCATGACGCGGTATGTGTCGTATTGGGGTCAGGCAAGGGCAAAGCAAGTCTCGTCAGGTCAGAAGGCACAAGGAATGTGATCTCCGGCATGAAAAGAAACAGCGTAGACCGGTTGGTGTGCCAGACAACCCTCGGGGCGGGCAACAGCCGGGGGAACCTGAACTTTTTCTGGAAAAAAGTCATGTTCGGCTGGCTGTTGAAGAAGGTATACCTTGACCATGAACTACAGGAGGAATATGTGATGGCAAGTGGCCTTTCCTGGACCCTCGTACGGCCCGCCGCGTTCACGGACGGGGAGGAAACAGGGCACTACCGGCACGGGTTTTCCCCTGACGACAAAACCACAAAACTCAAGATATCCAGAAGGGATATCGCAGGGTTCCTTATTAAAGAATTGTCGGGAAATCATTATATCCACCAAACTCCGGGGCTTTCCTATTAA
- a CDS encoding helix-turn-helix domain-containing protein, translating to MCDRVSLTERTFERNFLKEVGITPKQFAKIIQFQSSLEGVGDPASGRLTEVAFDNGYADQSHFTRVFKSYTGLSPKQYRIQASLDS from the coding sequence ATGTGCGATCGGGTTTCCCTCACGGAGAGAACCTTCGAGAGGAACTTCCTGAAGGAGGTAGGTATTACCCCCAAGCAGTTCGCCAAGATCATCCAGTTCCAAAGCTCACTGGAGGGAGTCGGGGACCCTGCCTCGGGAAGGCTCACGGAAGTAGCCTTTGACAATGGGTACGCGGACCAGTCCCACTTCACCAGGGTTTTCAAGTCGTACACCGGCCTTTCCCCGAAACAGTACCGCATCCAGGCTTCCTTAGATTCATGA
- a CDS encoding DUF6597 domain-containing transcriptional factor, with amino-acid sequence MQFPQYQVRKSLRCYVNCIMMDASEDPSGSLEYPLYADGYPGIMFQKAEHGLFMLPAGKKLSGLFLYGQTLSPMALSAQGRFQFVVFQLYPFASKYLLNMDPKALNDECYDLLQLKNIEAGKFHGRLLAADDLPTQVEVISDLVEALLSAHKLREDDRIQATIHHIIRNKGMGRSKICAIGFPSRREPSRGTS; translated from the coding sequence ATGCAATTCCCCCAATACCAGGTGCGCAAAAGCCTTCGCTGCTATGTGAATTGCATCATGATGGATGCCTCTGAGGATCCCTCTGGTTCACTAGAGTACCCCCTTTATGCGGATGGCTACCCAGGCATCATGTTCCAAAAGGCAGAACACGGTCTTTTTATGCTGCCGGCAGGGAAAAAGCTCTCCGGTCTTTTCCTTTACGGCCAGACCCTGAGCCCTATGGCCTTGTCCGCACAGGGACGTTTTCAATTTGTGGTGTTTCAGCTTTACCCCTTTGCCTCGAAGTACCTGCTGAACATGGACCCAAAGGCCCTAAACGATGAGTGTTATGATCTCCTCCAACTGAAAAACATAGAAGCAGGGAAATTCCACGGGAGGCTTTTGGCGGCGGATGATTTGCCCACTCAGGTTGAGGTTATCTCAGACCTGGTGGAAGCCTTGCTTTCTGCCCACAAGCTCAGGGAAGATGACCGTATCCAGGCTACCATTCACCACATAATCCGAAACAAGGGTATGGGAAGATCAAAGATATGTGCGATCGGGTTTCCCTCACGGAGAGAACCTTCGAGAGGAACTTCCTGA
- a CDS encoding class I SAM-dependent methyltransferase, translating into MEDRYRNKSTIEEIRQRFDKDVERFSDLETGQQATIDAPLSLELVTEAAQRVNPDAKNLLDVGCGAGNYTLKMLTKVADLNCTLVDLSEPMVERAKARVGQITCGSISAYTGDIREITLPEGHYDIILAGAVLHHLRDDCDWESVFMKLFRSLRPGGSLWVSDLISHDSREINGLFWDRYGAYLTHLGGVGYKEKVLAYIEKEDSPRSLTFQLDLMRKVGFRQVEILHKNTCFAAYGGIK; encoded by the coding sequence ATGGAGGACAGGTACCGGAACAAATCAACTATCGAAGAGATCAGGCAGCGGTTCGACAAGGATGTGGAAAGGTTCTCTGACCTAGAGACCGGGCAGCAGGCCACCATCGACGCCCCCCTTTCGCTCGAGCTGGTCACCGAGGCAGCCCAAAGGGTAAACCCTGATGCCAAAAACCTGCTGGATGTGGGCTGCGGCGCTGGGAACTATACCCTGAAGATGCTCACGAAGGTGGCCGACCTTAACTGCACCCTTGTGGATTTATCGGAACCGATGGTGGAAAGGGCCAAAGCAAGGGTGGGGCAAATCACCTGCGGAAGCATCTCAGCCTATACCGGGGACATAAGAGAGATCACCTTGCCGGAGGGCCACTACGACATCATCCTGGCTGGGGCAGTGCTGCATCACCTGCGGGATGATTGTGACTGGGAATCCGTGTTCATGAAGCTGTTCAGGTCTTTGAGACCCGGGGGCAGTCTCTGGGTGTCTGACCTGATCAGCCATGATTCAAGGGAGATCAACGGCCTTTTCTGGGACAGGTATGGCGCGTACCTGACCCATTTGGGAGGGGTCGGTTATAAAGAGAAAGTATTGGCCTATATCGAAAAAGAGGACAGTCCCCGCTCTCTGACGTTTCAACTGGACTTGATGAGGAAGGTTGGATTCCGGCAAGTGGAGATCCTACATAAGAACACCTGTTTCGCTGCCTATGGGGGAATCAAATAG
- the galU gene encoding UTP--glucose-1-phosphate uridylyltransferase GalU, with amino-acid sequence MIKKAVIPAAGFGTRFLPATKSQPKEMLPIIDTPTIQYVVQEAVDSGIEEILIITGKGKRAIIDHFDRNFELEQRLLEKQEEALYQQIRQISDMANIYYVHQKELNGLGDAVSYGKQFTGNEPFAVLLGDTVMESVIPVTQQLIDIYNQYEGMVIAVEPVPQDKVNRYGIVGGRAIIDSIMEIDQLIEKPELGEAPSNLAIAGRYILTPEIYESIKITPKKKNNEVQLTDAMVNLLGKKKFYSCTIEGKRHDIGSKLDFLKTNIEFALKRKEFAKPLLEYLTQLLEEKKG; translated from the coding sequence ATGATTAAAAAAGCTGTGATTCCTGCCGCCGGTTTTGGCACCCGGTTTTTACCTGCCACCAAATCTCAGCCTAAAGAGATGCTGCCCATTATAGATACCCCTACTATCCAGTATGTAGTACAGGAGGCAGTAGATTCTGGCATTGAAGAGATTTTAATCATCACCGGAAAAGGGAAACGAGCCATCATCGATCATTTCGATCGGAACTTTGAATTGGAGCAGCGGCTGCTTGAAAAGCAGGAAGAAGCCCTCTATCAGCAGATCAGGCAGATTTCTGACATGGCCAATATTTACTACGTGCACCAGAAGGAATTAAATGGCCTGGGCGATGCCGTATCTTACGGGAAGCAGTTCACGGGCAACGAGCCGTTCGCGGTTCTACTGGGCGATACCGTCATGGAGTCGGTGATACCCGTGACCCAACAGCTGATTGACATTTACAACCAGTACGAAGGAATGGTGATTGCCGTAGAGCCGGTGCCCCAGGACAAAGTAAACCGTTACGGCATTGTGGGGGGAAGGGCCATTATCGACAGCATCATGGAAATTGACCAACTTATAGAAAAACCAGAGTTGGGAGAGGCCCCCTCCAATCTGGCCATTGCGGGACGGTATATTCTGACCCCAGAGATTTACGAATCCATCAAGATAACTCCCAAAAAGAAAAACAACGAAGTGCAGCTGACAGACGCCATGGTCAATCTGCTTGGGAAAAAGAAGTTCTACTCCTGCACCATAGAAGGGAAACGCCATGATATCGGGAGTAAACTGGATTTCCTGAAGACCAATATTGAGTTTGCCCTGAAACGGAAAGAGTTCGCCAAGCCTTTGCTGGAGTACCTTACCCAGTTGCTGGAAGAAAAGAAAGGATGA
- a CDS encoding mevalonate kinase family protein, with protein MILESRAYARAALLGNPSDGYHGKTISLNVKNFGAHILLYQTPELSLEPQEQDSNQFKNIYQLQEQLNLTGYHGGIPLLKASIKKFLEYCQAHGITLANKNFTIRYGSNIPRQIGLAGSSAIVIATLRALMQFYEVSIPLETLPNIALSAELDELGINAGLQDRVIQTYEGCVYMDFDKQMLLEKKHGYYEPLELSLLPPLYIAYKTELGKVSGKVLNDIRTRYEKGDVQVISTLDKIAGLADAGKKAILDQDYDALHQLMDQNADFRKDIMHVSDSNLELLEVARRCGASANFTGSGGSVIGMYHGDDMLNMLVKEMRKINARVIKPVLL; from the coding sequence ATGATCCTTGAATCCCGTGCTTACGCCAGAGCTGCCTTGCTGGGAAACCCTTCCGACGGGTACCATGGCAAAACCATTTCGCTGAACGTAAAGAACTTTGGCGCGCATATTTTACTGTACCAAACCCCTGAGTTAAGCTTAGAGCCCCAAGAACAGGACAGTAACCAATTCAAAAACATTTACCAGCTACAGGAGCAGCTTAACCTAACAGGTTACCACGGCGGCATTCCGCTATTGAAAGCGAGCATTAAGAAATTTCTGGAGTATTGCCAGGCGCACGGAATTACGTTGGCCAATAAGAACTTTACTATCCGGTACGGTTCCAATATACCGCGTCAGATAGGGTTGGCTGGCTCCAGCGCAATTGTGATTGCCACCCTACGGGCCTTGATGCAATTTTACGAGGTAAGTATCCCGCTGGAAACCTTGCCCAATATTGCGTTGTCGGCTGAACTGGACGAACTGGGAATCAATGCGGGCTTACAGGATCGGGTCATCCAAACCTACGAAGGCTGTGTGTACATGGACTTCGACAAACAGATGCTATTGGAGAAAAAGCACGGCTATTATGAGCCCCTGGAGCTAAGTTTACTGCCTCCTTTGTACATTGCCTATAAAACTGAACTGGGCAAGGTGTCTGGTAAGGTGTTGAACGATATAAGAACCAGGTATGAAAAAGGAGATGTGCAAGTCATTTCTACTTTAGACAAGATTGCCGGTTTAGCCGATGCCGGGAAGAAAGCCATCCTGGACCAAGACTATGACGCATTGCATCAATTGATGGACCAGAATGCCGACTTCAGGAAGGACATCATGCATGTAAGCGACAGCAACCTGGAGCTGTTGGAGGTGGCCCGCAGATGTGGGGCTTCTGCCAACTTTACCGGTTCAGGCGGATCCGTGATCGGCATGTACCATGGGGATGACATGCTGAACATGCTGGTCAAGGAAATGCGCAAGATCAACGCCCGGGTAATCAAACCGGTGCTCCTTTAA
- a CDS encoding thrombospondin type 3 repeat-containing protein produces MKKFGLHTLLAGLCLFAFSCNEEEPQDAVTPSSSKEITAAGGIKPNGSSLETSASKMIQGQDLASTSGSCTLIDFNSLTSGLLAPGAFAAQGVSITTGPNGTTGSVSVLSGFNLNGCGGPSLQTIPFTGPSVLFNFSEPVISVSLTSGDFAGDEDVITVRAYSGENAGGTVLASQTMTLASGLIKCLQFYLEASGIRSVEVTSAGIFPNSVFVDNLEFCLNEDTDSDGVNDDEDNCPSLSNPGQENNDGDGLGDACDPDDDNDGVLDASDNCPMLANADQLDTDGDGQGNACDADDDNDGVVDAQDCDPLSAKNDKVLICHKGQTLCVAQSAVKAHLAHGDEVGACGN; encoded by the coding sequence ATGAAAAAATTTGGACTTCACACCCTACTGGCAGGGCTTTGCCTTTTTGCATTTTCCTGTAATGAAGAAGAACCCCAAGATGCTGTGACTCCTTCTTCAAGTAAAGAGATTACTGCGGCCGGAGGTATTAAGCCGAACGGGTCCTCCCTGGAAACCTCGGCCTCCAAAATGATCCAAGGCCAGGATTTGGCCAGCACCAGTGGCTCCTGTACCCTGATAGACTTCAATTCGCTAACTAGTGGCCTGCTAGCGCCGGGGGCCTTCGCCGCACAGGGGGTATCCATAACCACCGGCCCCAACGGTACCACAGGGTCTGTTTCGGTACTTAGTGGTTTTAATCTTAACGGGTGTGGTGGTCCGTCATTGCAGACCATTCCTTTTACTGGGCCATCCGTTCTGTTTAATTTCTCGGAGCCGGTGATTTCAGTGAGCTTGACTTCGGGTGATTTCGCCGGAGATGAGGATGTCATCACTGTCAGGGCTTACAGCGGGGAGAATGCGGGCGGGACTGTCCTTGCCTCTCAAACCATGACCTTAGCTTCGGGTTTGATAAAATGTTTGCAATTTTATTTGGAGGCGTCCGGTATACGGTCCGTGGAGGTTACAAGTGCAGGGATTTTCCCAAACAGCGTTTTTGTTGATAATCTGGAGTTTTGCTTAAACGAGGATACGGACAGTGATGGGGTTAACGATGATGAGGACAACTGCCCCTCGTTGAGCAACCCGGGCCAGGAGAACAACGATGGGGACGGTCTTGGTGATGCGTGTGACCCAGATGACGACAATGACGGGGTGCTGGATGCCAGCGACAACTGCCCAATGTTAGCCAATGCCGATCAACTGGACACTGACGGGGATGGCCAGGGCAATGCCTGTGACGCTGATGATGACAATGACGGGGTAGTCGATGCGCAGGACTGCGACCCATTGAGTGCCAAAAACGACAAGGTGCTTATCTGCCACAAAGGACAAACCCTTTGCGTGGCCCAAAGCGCGGTTAAGGCTCATTTAGCCCACGGAGACGAAGTAGGCGCCTGCGGCAATTGA